The proteins below are encoded in one region of Manis pentadactyla isolate mManPen7 chromosome 2, mManPen7.hap1, whole genome shotgun sequence:
- the TAF9 gene encoding transcription initiation factor TFIID subunit 9: MESGKMASPKSMPKDAQMMAQILKDMGITEYEPRVINQMLEFAFPYVTTILDDAKIYSSHAKKATVDADDVRLAIQCRADQSFTSPPPRDFLLDIARQRNQTPLPLIKPYSGPRLPPDRYCLTAPNYRLKSLQKKASTSAGRITVPRLSVGSVASRPSTPTLGTATPQTMSVTTKVGGPMSLTGQRFTVQMPTTQSPAVKASIPAASAVQNVLINPSLIGSKNILITTNMVSSQNTANESSNALKRKREDDDDDDDDDDDDYDNL; the protein is encoded by the coding sequence ATGGAGTCTGGCAAGATGGCTTCTCCCAAGAGCATGCCGAAAGATGCACAGATGATGGCACAAATCCTGAAGGATATGGGGATTACAGAATATGAGCCAAGAGTTATAAATCAGATGTTGGAGTTTGCCTTCCCATATGTGACCACAATTCTAGATGATGCAAAAATTTACTCAAGCCATGCTAAGAAAGCTACTGTTGATGCAGATGATGTGCGATTGGCAATACAGTGTCGTGCTGACCAGTCTTTTACCTCTCCTCCCCCAAGAGATTTTTTATTAGATATTGCAAGGCAAAGAAATCAAACCCCTTTGCCATTGATCAAGCCATATTCAGGCCCTAGGTTGCCACCTGATAGATACTGCTTGACTGCTCCAAACTATAGACTTAAGTCTTTACAAAAAAAGGCATCTACTTCTGCGGGAAGAATAACAGTTCCGCGGTTAAGTGTTGGTTCAGTTGCTAGCCGACCAAGTACTCCCACCCTTGGCACAGCAACCCCACAAACCATGTCTGTGACCACTAAAGTAGGGGGTCCCATGTCCCTCACAGGGCAAAGGTTTACAGTGCAGATGCCCACTACCCAGTCCCCAGCTGTAAAGGCATCAATCCCTGCAGCATCAGCAGTTCAGAATGTTTTGATTAATCCATCATTAATTGGGTCCAAAAACATTCTTATCACCACTAATATGGTGTCATCACAAAATACTGCCAATGAATCATCAAATGCATTGAAAAGAAAACGTGAAGATGATGACGATGACGATGATGATGACGACGATGACTATGATAATTTGTAA